One segment of Cetobacterium sp. NK01 DNA contains the following:
- a CDS encoding MATE family efflux transporter, whose translation MQDLSLKFEKQSTLSTILKFSIPSSFGAIIGMLCVLTDRYFIGQVAGREGMAAVALVFPYAMIINSFNFAFSGIAIIVGVKLGSKDRTGAEKVLCTGFLWIFIVGILLTLFLFLFNIPILKILGASSSNIPFAIEYTNFLIPIATFQIILGQSTLIRGIGDSVTAMGVNIFTGLFNVVLDYIFIMKLNMGIGGAALATLISTALSAFYVLFYFYKSDVISFSKDHLSLNIKILKEIFKIGSPRFYNQLLQSSVITVTNRQAGVYGGDIATAAIGIISICRSVMNTSLQGFNQGTAAIISYTFGSKNYSRVKEVLKIQLYTVVSVSTILVLLMLFYTNEIVSFFIKDDLPLVKFTVSAMRLNLFLMPFTAIFLACNNFFQSIKDSVIATRFFMLRIIILNIPLVYILGYFFNEIGVWLAFPISDTLVAIVMFFLTVKKIRKISPDN comes from the coding sequence TTGCAAGACTTAAGTTTAAAGTTTGAAAAACAAAGCACTTTGAGCACCATTTTAAAATTTAGTATCCCATCTTCATTTGGAGCTATAATTGGAATGCTTTGTGTTTTAACTGATAGATATTTTATTGGTCAAGTTGCTGGAAGAGAGGGCATGGCAGCAGTTGCCCTCGTTTTTCCTTATGCTATGATTATAAATAGCTTTAATTTTGCTTTTTCTGGAATTGCTATTATAGTTGGAGTTAAATTAGGTTCAAAAGATCGAACTGGTGCCGAAAAAGTTTTATGTACTGGTTTTTTATGGATTTTTATTGTAGGGATTCTTCTTACACTATTTCTGTTTCTTTTCAATATTCCAATTTTAAAAATTTTAGGAGCAAGTTCATCTAATATTCCATTTGCCATTGAGTATACTAATTTTTTAATCCCTATTGCTACTTTTCAAATAATTTTAGGTCAAAGTACTCTTATAAGAGGAATTGGTGATTCTGTTACAGCTATGGGTGTTAATATTTTTACAGGGCTTTTTAATGTTGTTCTAGACTATATTTTTATTATGAAACTTAATATGGGAATCGGCGGAGCTGCTTTAGCTACTTTAATATCTACAGCTTTAAGTGCTTTTTATGTGCTTTTTTATTTTTATAAATCTGACGTTATATCTTTTTCAAAAGATCATTTATCTCTTAATATAAAAATTTTGAAAGAGATTTTTAAAATTGGAAGTCCTAGATTTTATAATCAACTTTTACAATCCTCAGTTATAACAGTTACAAATAGACAAGCTGGAGTTTACGGTGGTGATATTGCCACAGCAGCAATTGGAATTATATCTATCTGCAGAAGTGTTATGAACACTAGCTTGCAAGGTTTTAACCAAGGAACAGCAGCTATTATATCTTATACTTTCGGTTCTAAAAACTATAGTAGAGTTAAAGAAGTTTTAAAAATTCAACTATATACAGTTGTTAGTGTTTCAACTATTCTAGTTTTATTAATGCTTTTTTATACAAACGAAATTGTTTCTTTTTTTATAAAAGATGATCTACCTTTAGTTAAATTTACTGTTTCAGCTATGAGATTAAATCTTTTTTTGATGCCATTTACTGCTATATTTTTAGCTTGTAATAATTTCTTTCAATCCATTAAAGATAGTGTTATAGCAACAAGATTTTTTATGTTAAGAATTATTATTTTGAATATTCCTTTAGTGTATATTTTAGGATACTTTTTCAATGAGATTGGTGTTTGGTTAGCATTTCCAATATCTGATACACTAGTAGCTATAGTTATGTTTTTCTTAACAGTAAAAAAAATAAGAAAGATATCACCAGACAATTGA